The following are encoded in a window of Polynucleobacter sp. VK25 genomic DNA:
- a CDS encoding alpha/beta hydrolase — translation MNSRTKVIHIQGIVGSMEMSIDLPDELKNDPAFVVRGLALIAHPHPLMGGTMDNKVAQTMARAFNQLGYVSVRPNFRGVGGTEGIHDNGVGELEDLLHVTDWMRTPSSWGQFEATANQSWVANSNTLPLVVSGFSFGSFVGSHLVQRLSDLGRPAERLVMVGSAAGKWTLAQVPADTILIHGELDETIPLVDVLDWARPQELTVQVVPGADHFFHRRLHCIRNIITGAWLGMPDHRK, via the coding sequence ATGAATAGTCGCACTAAAGTAATTCATATTCAGGGAATTGTTGGATCAATGGAAATGTCCATTGATCTTCCGGATGAATTAAAAAATGATCCTGCATTTGTAGTGCGTGGTTTGGCTCTTATCGCGCATCCACATCCTTTGATGGGTGGAACAATGGATAACAAAGTTGCGCAAACGATGGCACGGGCTTTCAACCAATTGGGTTACGTAAGCGTGCGTCCAAACTTTCGTGGTGTCGGTGGGACAGAAGGTATTCATGATAACGGCGTGGGTGAATTAGAAGATCTACTTCACGTTACTGACTGGATGCGCACGCCGTCTAGCTGGGGGCAATTCGAGGCTACTGCAAATCAATCCTGGGTGGCAAACTCAAACACTTTACCCTTGGTGGTTTCAGGATTCTCTTTTGGAAGTTTTGTTGGTAGTCATTTGGTGCAAAGACTTTCAGATCTGGGTCGTCCAGCTGAACGCTTGGTGATGGTAGGAAGCGCCGCTGGCAAATGGACGTTGGCCCAAGTCCCTGCCGATACGATTTTGATTCATGGTGAATTAGATGAAACCATTCCTTTGGTCGATGTTTTGGATTGGGCGCGCCCACAAGAGCTCACTGTGCAGGTAGTTCCTGGGGCAGATCATTTTTTCCATCGTCGACTGCACTGCATTCGCAACATCATTACTGGCGCTTGGTTAGGCATGCCAGATCATCGCAAATAA
- a CDS encoding ferredoxin, with protein MSFSHHLFFCLNQRSNGEECCDQHNAFALFDYAKKRVKELGLAGPGKIRVNKAGCLDRCSDGPVMVIYPEGTWYTFVDKDDVEEIIQSHLIAGRPVERLQLT; from the coding sequence ATGAGTTTTTCACACCACCTATTTTTTTGTTTAAATCAGCGCAGCAATGGCGAGGAGTGTTGCGATCAGCACAATGCCTTTGCTTTATTCGACTATGCCAAAAAAAGAGTGAAAGAGCTTGGTCTTGCAGGCCCTGGGAAGATTCGCGTGAATAAAGCTGGGTGCTTAGATCGATGCTCTGATGGGCCTGTGATGGTCATCTATCCGGAAGGCACTTGGTACACCTTTGTGGATAAGGATGATGTTGAAGAAATCATCCAATCTCACTTAATTGCAGGACGCCCAGTAGAGCGCTTGCAGCTGACTTAA
- a CDS encoding VanZ family protein: protein MSLSYALLILYVSLNPFDFDFKNGIVAWAWLNAPLPRFITLFDVSANILAYIPFGFLVMFAAYPRWRNYVALGIALGLSASLALSVETLQSWLPTRIPSQMDWWANILGGLLGGLLAIPLGPQWLSGSAIRRRFDQWFGLNWAACALFLLFPWSQIYPQSSWLGTGVWGHAIFGSVDWGTLVINHVIQETVITTLCWLGVALLLSLGLRTKAPQWRILNGLLGLTVLIKILFTALQFGTEFSLIWLTAGALWGMALGSILLKWALPLMPRTKFWIALICLLGTTIAVNILPDNPYFILTLRHWYQGRLLHFNELMQWVSVVWLPLALVWMIRSAIAPKPKH from the coding sequence ATGAGCTTGAGCTACGCGCTTTTGATCCTCTATGTCAGCCTCAACCCCTTTGACTTTGATTTTAAGAACGGCATAGTGGCATGGGCATGGCTAAATGCACCTTTGCCTCGTTTTATTACGCTATTTGACGTGTCGGCCAATATCTTGGCCTATATTCCGTTTGGATTTTTGGTGATGTTTGCAGCCTATCCACGTTGGCGCAACTATGTAGCGCTTGGAATTGCTCTGGGCTTAAGTGCATCTTTGGCGCTGAGCGTAGAGACTTTGCAGTCTTGGTTGCCTACTCGAATACCAAGTCAGATGGACTGGTGGGCTAATATTTTGGGTGGTCTATTGGGAGGCTTGTTAGCGATTCCTCTTGGACCACAGTGGCTTTCTGGGAGTGCAATCCGTAGACGTTTTGATCAATGGTTTGGGCTGAATTGGGCAGCTTGCGCCTTGTTTCTTTTATTTCCATGGTCGCAAATTTATCCCCAAAGCTCTTGGCTTGGGACGGGAGTGTGGGGGCATGCCATCTTTGGCTCGGTAGATTGGGGCACTTTAGTAATTAACCACGTCATTCAAGAGACGGTTATCACAACGCTCTGCTGGCTTGGCGTTGCTTTGTTGCTCTCGCTAGGACTCCGCACTAAGGCTCCGCAGTGGCGGATCCTGAATGGGTTGCTTGGTCTAACGGTATTAATCAAGATTTTGTTTACTGCCCTTCAATTTGGCACTGAATTTAGTTTGATTTGGCTTACTGCCGGCGCTCTTTGGGGAATGGCCTTAGGCAGCATCTTGCTGAAATGGGCTTTGCCGTTAATGCCACGAACTAAGTTCTGGATAGCGTTGATTTGCTTGCTTGGCACCACAATTGCGGTAAATATTTTGCCTGACAATCCCTATTTCATACTGACGCTAAGGCATTGGTATCAAGGGCGTCTATTGCACTTTAATGAACTGATGCAGTGGGTTTCAGTAGTATGGTTACCTTTGGCTCTTGTTTGGATGATTCGAAGCGCCATAGCCCCTAAACCGAAACATTGA
- a CDS encoding biotin--[acetyl-CoA-carboxylase] ligase: MTANCILERVSETKSTNDDLLTRWRAGELIDPVARIAHKQTAGKGRAGRSWLANPEDSLCFSLAFPFKRTPAELSGLSLLVGLAVITGIAQACDLSEAQLQAAGLRLKWPNDLLLNNSKLGGILIEGGQAKAGDPTWMIIGVGINLRNAELIEANLDSGLKVSSLSQLTNTLPDVEYLWLKLIASLEQHLVEFDLHGFKPCQATWMQWDAYQDQPIYISGAGKDPIYGIAKGVDETGALLLQQDNKTIAIHAGDVSLRIQS, encoded by the coding sequence ATGACTGCAAATTGCATCCTTGAGCGCGTTAGTGAGACCAAATCCACAAACGATGATCTTTTGACGCGCTGGCGTGCGGGCGAGCTTATCGACCCTGTCGCTCGTATTGCGCACAAACAAACTGCTGGCAAAGGAAGGGCTGGTCGATCATGGTTGGCCAATCCAGAAGATTCCCTCTGCTTTTCTTTGGCATTTCCATTTAAAAGAACCCCTGCTGAACTCAGCGGACTTAGTCTATTGGTAGGCTTAGCGGTGATTACTGGCATTGCGCAGGCTTGCGATCTCAGTGAGGCACAGCTTCAGGCTGCGGGACTTCGTTTGAAATGGCCCAATGACTTACTTCTAAATAACAGCAAACTCGGCGGCATTCTGATTGAAGGTGGTCAAGCAAAAGCAGGTGACCCAACCTGGATGATTATTGGGGTTGGCATTAACTTACGTAATGCAGAGCTGATTGAAGCAAATTTAGATTCAGGGCTAAAGGTGAGCTCGCTCTCGCAGCTGACCAATACGCTTCCTGATGTTGAATACCTTTGGCTTAAATTAATTGCCTCCCTTGAACAACATCTCGTAGAGTTTGATCTTCATGGCTTTAAACCTTGTCAAGCAACTTGGATGCAGTGGGATGCTTATCAAGATCAGCCTATATATATTTCCGGTGCCGGCAAAGATCCTATTTATGGCATTGCAAAAGGTGTAGATGAAACAGGGGCATTACTATTACAACAAGATAACAAAACAATCGCTATTCATGCGGGTGATGTTTCATTACGGATTCAATCATGA
- a CDS encoding type III pantothenate kinase produces MSLYLFFDVGNTRLKWAAVESTQNPSDQQKKLWAYSGSISSKSLQSPEHRTELADYIAKTLPKPAAIGFCCVAGKEAITNLKSLFPQWSDLEWRELKGDSPYTGMRSLYQDTSKLGADRWAALIGARALSNKNTLIVNAGTATTIDLLGANGVHYGGWILPGLALMQASLANNTAQLDLATRSDQHGLGTCTNDAIISGCDAAQVGAILYGIHHAKELNIPIEKIWLDGGNAKILAKEITQTTLPAKQVLEVTDGLVLRGTWAWLLQNL; encoded by the coding sequence ATGAGCCTCTATTTATTTTTTGATGTTGGTAACACACGCCTTAAATGGGCTGCTGTAGAGTCAACTCAAAATCCAAGCGATCAACAAAAAAAGTTATGGGCTTACTCTGGATCAATTAGCAGTAAATCTTTACAGTCTCCAGAACATCGGACTGAGTTGGCTGACTATATTGCTAAAACATTGCCAAAACCGGCCGCTATTGGATTTTGCTGTGTTGCAGGTAAAGAAGCGATCACCAACCTCAAATCCCTATTTCCACAATGGAGCGATCTTGAATGGAGAGAGTTAAAGGGAGATAGTCCTTACACAGGAATGCGCAGCCTGTATCAAGATACTAGCAAGCTCGGGGCTGATCGCTGGGCTGCGCTGATAGGTGCCCGCGCCCTATCGAATAAAAATACTTTAATTGTGAATGCCGGCACTGCTACAACCATCGACCTACTGGGCGCAAATGGCGTACATTACGGCGGTTGGATTTTGCCTGGCCTTGCACTGATGCAAGCCAGTTTGGCAAACAATACTGCGCAGCTAGATTTAGCTACACGCTCAGATCAGCATGGTCTTGGTACTTGCACTAATGATGCAATCATTAGTGGATGTGATGCAGCACAAGTTGGTGCGATCTTGTATGGCATACATCATGCAAAAGAATTAAATATTCCTATCGAAAAAATTTGGCTTGATGGTGGCAATGCCAAAATCCTTGCAAAGGAAATTACACAGACCACTTTACCGGCCAAGCAAGTGCTTGAGGTAACTGATGGATTGGTGCTGCGGGGTACTTGGGCTTGGTTACTACAAAATCTTTAA
- the rfaE2 gene encoding D-glycero-beta-D-manno-heptose 1-phosphate adenylyltransferase: MSHLPPPSFEAKVCPPEQLGTRLANLPRPLVFTNGVFDILHRGHASYLAQARALGASLVVGVNSDASVKMLGKGDDRPINSEADRQALLAALESVDMAVLFTEQTPVNLIEKIRPDIYVKGGDYEIDTLAETHLVKSWGGTAVAIPFLYERSTTSLLGKIRS, from the coding sequence ATGAGTCATTTGCCACCCCCCTCTTTTGAAGCTAAAGTCTGCCCACCAGAGCAGCTTGGTACGCGCCTTGCAAATCTTCCTCGACCATTGGTATTTACTAATGGGGTCTTCGATATTCTGCACCGTGGCCATGCTAGTTACTTGGCACAAGCCCGTGCATTGGGCGCTAGTTTGGTGGTGGGTGTGAATTCAGATGCCTCAGTCAAGATGTTGGGCAAAGGTGATGACAGGCCTATTAACTCTGAGGCTGATCGTCAGGCGCTGTTAGCAGCGCTGGAAAGCGTGGACATGGCTGTGTTGTTTACCGAACAAACACCAGTCAACTTAATTGAAAAAATTCGTCCTGATATTTACGTCAAGGGCGGCGATTATGAAATCGATACCTTAGCTGAAACGCATTTGGTGAAAAGTTGGGGCGGTACGGCTGTTGCAATACCTTTCCTATATGAGCGCTCCACTACAAGCCTATTGGGTAAGATCCGCTCTTAA
- a CDS encoding glutathione peroxidase encodes MHRNRIHWLFGLLILLSGLQTANAAPNCSPLLSHTFPRLQDEAPQNLCQYQGKVILVVNTASFCGFTSQYEGLEKLYAKYKDQGFVVLGFPSNDFGQQEPGSNKEIADFCKNTYDVKFPMFAKSVVSGSNPNPLFKMLIAKTGTTPKWNFYKYLIDRNGNVIDSFGSMTKPSSSSITGPIEKLLGEKAQ; translated from the coding sequence ATGCACCGTAATCGAATACATTGGCTCTTTGGCTTATTAATCCTGCTATCTGGACTGCAGACTGCCAATGCTGCGCCCAACTGCAGTCCTCTACTCTCCCATACTTTTCCTCGCCTCCAAGATGAGGCGCCACAAAATCTTTGCCAATACCAAGGCAAAGTCATTTTGGTTGTAAACACAGCGAGCTTTTGTGGCTTTACAAGTCAATACGAAGGCCTTGAGAAGCTCTATGCCAAATACAAAGATCAGGGCTTTGTAGTTTTAGGCTTTCCCTCTAATGACTTCGGACAACAGGAGCCAGGCAGTAATAAGGAGATTGCCGATTTCTGCAAAAACACTTACGACGTGAAATTTCCGATGTTTGCTAAGAGCGTAGTTTCTGGAAGTAATCCAAACCCCTTATTTAAGATGTTGATTGCTAAAACGGGCACAACGCCAAAATGGAATTTCTATAAATACCTAATAGACCGTAATGGCAATGTTATTGATTCTTTTGGAAGCATGACAAAACCCAGTAGCAGCAGCATTACAGGTCCAATTGAAAAGCTTTTAGGAGAAAAAGCGCAGTGA
- a CDS encoding NAD(P)/FAD-dependent oxidoreductase, with translation MSKKQIAIIGAGISGLGCAYALRQHPEFEITLYEAGNHIGGHSNTVDFTCNIDGQEITHGVDTGFLVFNRKTYPRLVRLFEEIQAPVAPSEMSFSVSIDATGKSGKHKKIEWAGNDINSFFGQRSNLLSPSFWRMAYDILRFNRLATQLAHQQIEAGHLYKEPDEKIADFLKRHRFSQSFKENYFLPMIGAIWSCSVEQMLEFPIQTMVRFCHNHGLLQIQNRPQWLTIKGGSREYVKRIVAALVKQQVTIKRECVLRVNTSQGSEQVEVISQSGSAHFDEVIMACHSDQTLDLVHGIDQQARNILAAVPYQKNRAILHTDIRFLPEAKHCWAAWNYTAKSGDKPNAKQHVSVNYLINRLQPLPDQLQNTQIIVSLNPSEEPDPTLVHQEIHYSHPVFDMSAIQAQKELPMIQGNASIWYCGAWTGFGFHEDGLRSGELVAEALIESVRQPIRAKQDI, from the coding sequence GTGAGTAAAAAACAAATTGCCATTATTGGCGCGGGCATCTCGGGATTAGGCTGCGCTTACGCTTTAAGACAACATCCAGAATTTGAAATCACCCTATACGAAGCCGGCAATCATATTGGCGGTCATAGCAATACAGTGGACTTCACTTGCAACATTGATGGACAAGAAATCACCCATGGTGTTGATACCGGATTCTTAGTCTTCAATCGTAAGACCTATCCACGACTTGTTCGGCTATTTGAAGAAATTCAAGCCCCGGTTGCACCTTCAGAAATGTCTTTTTCTGTATCGATTGATGCCACAGGAAAATCTGGGAAACATAAAAAGATTGAATGGGCAGGTAACGACATTAATTCTTTCTTTGGCCAACGATCTAATCTGCTCTCTCCATCATTTTGGAGAATGGCCTACGACATCCTACGCTTTAACCGCTTAGCTACTCAGCTAGCACATCAACAAATTGAAGCGGGTCATTTATATAAAGAGCCCGATGAAAAAATTGCGGATTTTTTAAAGCGTCATCGTTTTAGTCAAAGCTTCAAAGAAAATTATTTTCTCCCAATGATTGGCGCAATTTGGTCATGTTCTGTTGAGCAGATGTTGGAGTTTCCAATTCAGACGATGGTCCGCTTCTGTCATAACCACGGTCTTTTGCAAATTCAAAATCGCCCACAATGGCTTACGATTAAGGGCGGCTCACGAGAGTATGTAAAGCGAATTGTTGCGGCCTTAGTAAAACAACAGGTCACCATTAAGCGCGAGTGTGTTCTGCGCGTAAATACAAGCCAGGGAAGTGAGCAGGTAGAGGTCATCAGCCAGTCAGGCTCAGCGCACTTTGACGAGGTCATCATGGCCTGTCATAGCGACCAAACCCTAGATTTAGTTCATGGCATTGATCAACAAGCTAGGAATATTCTTGCAGCAGTTCCATATCAAAAGAACCGAGCAATTTTGCATACTGATATCCGCTTCTTACCCGAAGCAAAGCACTGCTGGGCAGCGTGGAACTACACCGCAAAATCTGGTGACAAACCAAACGCAAAACAACATGTCAGCGTTAACTATTTAATCAATCGCCTACAGCCACTACCGGATCAACTGCAGAACACACAAATTATTGTTAGTCTGAATCCTTCAGAAGAGCCAGACCCAACACTAGTTCATCAAGAGATTCACTATTCGCACCCCGTGTTTGATATGAGTGCAATACAAGCCCAGAAAGAGCTTCCGATGATTCAAGGAAACGCTTCCATTTGGTATTGCGGCGCCTGGACAGGCTTCGGATTTCATGAGGATGGCTTACGCTCTGGTGAGCTAGTAGCTGAAGCTCTCATTGAAAGCGTCCGCCAACCCATAAGAGCCAAACAAGATATCTAA
- a CDS encoding DUF1365 domain-containing protein, producing the protein MAQAKINFGVVKHQRVRPAKNAFGYGVFTVSIPMRARSADPKLLDQNGLSDNHWGLCAFFDKDHGLGESNSLAWIEKILAENGVQNIDGEIWLQTFPRVLGYVFNPVSFWICTRANGKVQAVLAEVNNTFGERHCYLLHKDSGEELYSGETLTSKKVFHVSPFCEVRGDYHFRFLFPKDSSSGKNNVCRIELHEDGLPLINTSISGTSRPLSQSNVALALMRYPLMSLGVIFRIHWQALKLWIKGVPFHSKPKPPELEVSR; encoded by the coding sequence ATGGCGCAAGCAAAGATTAACTTTGGAGTAGTAAAACACCAGCGCGTACGGCCGGCTAAGAACGCTTTTGGCTATGGTGTATTTACTGTTTCGATACCCATGCGCGCGCGCAGTGCAGATCCTAAACTCCTTGATCAAAATGGATTAAGCGACAACCACTGGGGGCTTTGTGCATTCTTTGATAAAGACCATGGCCTAGGAGAATCCAATAGCCTGGCATGGATCGAAAAGATTCTTGCTGAGAACGGCGTACAAAATATTGACGGGGAAATTTGGCTGCAAACTTTTCCAAGGGTACTAGGCTATGTCTTTAATCCAGTCAGTTTTTGGATTTGCACTCGAGCTAATGGCAAAGTACAGGCTGTGTTGGCTGAAGTAAATAATACCTTTGGTGAGCGCCACTGCTATTTGCTGCATAAAGATTCTGGTGAAGAGCTTTATTCAGGCGAGACTCTTACTAGCAAAAAAGTATTCCATGTTTCACCGTTTTGTGAAGTGCGAGGCGATTACCACTTTCGCTTTTTATTTCCCAAAGATAGCAGTAGCGGAAAAAACAATGTCTGCCGCATTGAACTGCATGAGGATGGCCTACCCCTAATCAATACCAGCATCAGCGGCACCAGTCGCCCCTTAAGCCAAAGCAATGTTGCCCTGGCGCTGATGCGCTACCCATTGATGAGCTTGGGCGTCATTTTCCGCATTCATTGGCAAGCATTGAAATTGTGGATAAAAGGTGTACCCTTTCATTCAAAACCTAAACCCCCAGAACTTGAAGTCAGCAGATGA
- a CDS encoding cyclopropane-fatty-acyl-phospholipid synthase family protein, whose translation MNRPGQSLLSRLNFSRPQGQAGSSYQYQISAKTLLTLLTQLSSGHLKVTLPTGEKREFGNHSDALHAEIHVLEWSVFKEIMSHGDIGFAESYIQGKWNTPDLKALLELAIRNRTILEKAIYGNWYGSIFYRLKHWLRDNTKAGSRKNIHAHYDLGNAFYTLWLDPTMSYSSAWFSEGDKQTLADAQRAKISRILDSLQTKPGNHILEIGCGWGGVMEESLRNNRSITGLTLSTEQKAFAEKRLATVQTQVSNPSAFEVRLQDYRDCQEKFDGIASVEMFEAVGEKHWPEYFETIAKCLKAGGKACIQTIVIAEDLFDRYRRNTDFIQQYVFPGGMLPSRSSFKASAAKAGLQIEDEFEFGTDYAKTLCLWRDSFNQKLQEVRQLGFDEAFIRLWNFYLMYCAAGFTERNIDVVQFTLSHQPTSTSSDTLRA comes from the coding sequence ATGAATCGCCCCGGACAATCCCTACTCTCTAGATTAAATTTTTCTCGCCCGCAAGGGCAAGCTGGCTCCTCCTATCAATATCAAATTAGTGCAAAGACACTTCTCACACTCTTAACTCAGCTTAGCAGTGGCCATCTAAAAGTCACGTTACCGACTGGTGAAAAGCGTGAGTTTGGCAACCACAGCGATGCTTTACATGCTGAAATTCATGTCTTGGAGTGGTCAGTATTTAAAGAGATCATGTCGCATGGTGATATTGGTTTTGCCGAGAGCTATATCCAGGGGAAATGGAATACTCCTGATCTCAAAGCGCTGCTTGAGCTCGCGATACGTAATCGAACTATTTTAGAAAAAGCCATTTATGGCAATTGGTATGGCTCTATTTTTTATCGCCTCAAGCATTGGCTAAGAGATAACACCAAAGCCGGAAGTCGCAAGAATATTCATGCGCATTACGACTTAGGCAATGCTTTCTATACGCTTTGGCTTGACCCTACCATGAGCTACTCCAGCGCCTGGTTTTCTGAAGGCGATAAGCAAACCTTGGCAGATGCGCAACGAGCAAAGATCAGTCGCATTCTTGACTCACTCCAAACAAAGCCTGGAAATCACATTTTAGAAATTGGCTGTGGCTGGGGCGGTGTAATGGAAGAGTCTCTGCGCAACAATAGGTCCATTACAGGGCTCACCTTATCTACAGAACAAAAAGCTTTCGCAGAAAAACGTTTAGCTACAGTGCAGACACAAGTATCCAATCCCTCTGCATTTGAAGTGCGTCTGCAAGACTATCGTGATTGCCAAGAGAAATTTGATGGCATTGCTTCAGTTGAAATGTTTGAAGCGGTTGGAGAAAAACATTGGCCAGAATATTTTGAAACGATTGCCAAATGCCTTAAAGCTGGTGGCAAAGCCTGCATTCAAACCATCGTCATCGCAGAAGATCTCTTTGATCGCTATCGCCGCAACACTGACTTTATTCAGCAATATGTGTTCCCCGGCGGTATGCTGCCCTCTCGATCAAGCTTTAAGGCAAGCGCTGCTAAAGCTGGATTGCAAATTGAGGATGAGTTTGAATTTGGTACAGATTATGCAAAAACACTTTGCCTTTGGCGTGATAGCTTTAATCAGAAACTTCAAGAGGTCCGTCAATTGGGCTTTGATGAGGCCTTCATTCGACTCTGGAACTTCTACCTGATGTATTGCGCTGCAGGTTTCACTGAACGTAATATTGATGTGGTGCAATTTACCCTCAGTCACCAACCAACATCAACATCTTCTGATACTCTGAGGGCATGA
- a CDS encoding SDR family oxidoreductase, protein MKQSGIEKFSGKRVWVIGASSGIGEACAKALLLKGAKVALSSRRAERLNQIALAGGDDQTLVIPLDVTDDAQLKDGYTTIMSAWGGIDLLLFVSGMYVPLRADNFDIKVAENTIDANLLGPMRAVALVMPEMLKAHSGHIAIVGSVAGYSGLPKALAYGPSKAAIINFCENLYYDLLPTGVSVHMISPGFVATEATAQNDFEMPALISAEEAAQEILAGIHKGEFDIHFPKRFSRFLKLLRILPYPIYFWIVRRFVKI, encoded by the coding sequence ATGAAACAATCTGGTATTGAGAAATTCTCAGGCAAAAGAGTCTGGGTCATTGGCGCCTCTAGCGGCATCGGGGAGGCATGTGCAAAGGCGCTACTTCTCAAAGGTGCGAAGGTAGCGCTTTCTAGCCGAAGGGCAGAACGATTAAACCAAATTGCACTTGCTGGCGGAGATGATCAAACCCTGGTTATTCCATTGGATGTCACAGACGATGCGCAACTAAAAGATGGCTACACAACCATCATGAGCGCTTGGGGTGGAATTGATCTCCTGCTGTTTGTATCAGGAATGTATGTACCGCTCCGCGCAGATAATTTTGATATCAAGGTTGCAGAAAATACGATTGACGCCAATCTTTTGGGGCCGATGAGAGCAGTTGCATTAGTGATGCCAGAAATGCTCAAGGCCCACTCAGGGCATATTGCCATCGTTGGCAGTGTTGCAGGTTATAGCGGTCTTCCAAAGGCTTTAGCCTATGGGCCAAGTAAAGCAGCCATCATTAATTTTTGTGAGAATTTATATTACGACTTACTGCCCACCGGAGTCAGCGTACATATGATCTCACCGGGCTTTGTGGCTACGGAAGCTACTGCACAGAATGACTTTGAAATGCCAGCCCTCATTAGCGCCGAAGAGGCTGCTCAGGAAATTTTGGCAGGGATACATAAGGGGGAATTTGATATTCACTTCCCTAAACGCTTCTCAAGATTCTTAAAGCTTCTGCGAATCTTGCCTTATCCAATCTACTTTTGGATTGTGCGTCGCTTCGTCAAAATCTAA
- a CDS encoding thiol:disulfide interchange protein DsbA/DsbL, with protein MISFSKRFITLFALLSLSGLATAQSQKIEEGFDYRVLPIAQPVETKGKVEVIEFFWYGCPHCYDFEPELSSWVKRQPKDVVFKRVPVAFRDDFLPHSQMYYALESMGKADALNEKVMYAMHKENKRLLTESEIADWVASQGIDRNTFLATYRSFAVVSKARAAKQLTEAYRIDGVPTIVMQGKYVTSPSIAGSKAKAIAVMDYLEDKIRKDKYKQ; from the coding sequence ATGATTTCATTTAGCAAAAGATTCATTACCTTATTTGCACTCCTTTCTTTAAGTGGCTTGGCTACAGCGCAGAGCCAAAAAATTGAAGAGGGTTTTGACTACCGTGTGCTGCCTATTGCACAGCCAGTAGAAACCAAAGGGAAAGTAGAGGTTATTGAATTCTTTTGGTATGGATGCCCACATTGTTACGACTTTGAGCCTGAGCTGAGCAGCTGGGTAAAGCGTCAGCCTAAAGATGTCGTCTTCAAAAGAGTTCCTGTAGCCTTCCGCGATGATTTCTTGCCGCATAGTCAGATGTATTACGCCCTGGAATCTATGGGCAAAGCTGACGCCTTGAATGAAAAAGTCATGTATGCCATGCACAAAGAGAATAAGCGTCTCTTAACTGAGTCAGAGATTGCGGATTGGGTTGCATCTCAAGGCATTGATCGCAATACCTTCTTGGCAACCTATCGCTCATTCGCGGTGGTATCTAAAGCGCGAGCTGCCAAGCAATTAACAGAGGCCTATCGTATTGATGGAGTCCCTACAATTGTGATGCAGGGCAAGTACGTAACATCGCCCTCTATTGCAGGATCCAAAGCTAAAGCCATCGCGGTGATGGATTATCTAGAAGACAAAATCCGCAAAGATAAGTACAAGCAGTAA